One genomic region from uncultured Cohaesibacter sp. encodes:
- a CDS encoding DUF952 domain-containing protein: MAKRIYKLVTKDQWNEAKTNGVFEGAPVDLADGFIHFSTAEQVEETARKHFKGVDDLLLLVVSVETLERIASPLTWEPSRGGALFPHLYHSMPLEAVCEEFVLTVNSDGYHRFPQLQKEE; the protein is encoded by the coding sequence ATGGCAAAACGGATCTATAAACTGGTTACCAAGGACCAATGGAACGAGGCTAAGACCAACGGTGTCTTCGAAGGGGCCCCCGTTGACCTGGCCGATGGCTTCATTCACTTTTCCACCGCAGAGCAGGTAGAAGAGACCGCAAGAAAGCACTTCAAAGGTGTTGACGATCTTCTTCTGCTCGTTGTTTCCGTTGAGACGCTGGAACGCATCGCCAGTCCCCTGACATGGGAACCATCGCGTGGTGGCGCGCTGTTCCCGCATCTGTATCACAGCATGCCCTTGGAAGCTGTGTGCGAAGAGTTTGTCTTGACCGTGAATAGTGACGGATATCATCGCTTCCCGCAGTTGCAAAAAGAAGAATAG
- a CDS encoding quinone-dependent dihydroorotate dehydrogenase: MSNPFLDTLARKALFTLNPELAHKISIQLLRTGLVRGPKLPDDPALNIKLWDLEFPNPLGMAAGFDKNAEVPDATLALGFGATEIGTVTPLPQGGNPKPRLFRLIEDDAVINRMGFNNEGHAAAHARLAARKAKKGIIGVNVGANKDSKDRIQDYVKGIAAFADLASFFTINISSPNTPGLRELQARDALDTLLARVLEERNTQTKWVGRSVPVLLKIAPDVDEFGLDDICAVAVARGVDGMVVSNTTLDRPNHLACQKQLAQAGGLSGKPLFDKSTIALAKTRKRVGPTMPLVGVGGITDAISAIEKIRAGANLVQFYTSMVYGGVSMVSLMVMEMSAILAERGVSHLDQIRGESCDDWAKHPLA; the protein is encoded by the coding sequence ATGTCCAACCCCTTTCTCGATACGCTGGCGCGCAAGGCCCTCTTCACCCTGAACCCCGAGCTGGCTCACAAGATAAGCATTCAGTTGCTCAGGACAGGGCTCGTACGTGGCCCCAAATTGCCAGACGATCCTGCGCTCAACATCAAGCTCTGGGATCTGGAATTTCCCAATCCTTTAGGCATGGCAGCAGGATTTGACAAAAATGCCGAGGTGCCAGATGCGACCTTGGCTCTTGGGTTTGGTGCAACGGAAATCGGCACTGTCACACCCCTTCCTCAGGGCGGAAACCCCAAACCGCGACTTTTTCGCCTCATCGAGGATGATGCGGTTATCAATCGCATGGGCTTCAACAATGAGGGGCACGCCGCAGCTCACGCGCGACTGGCTGCTCGCAAGGCTAAAAAGGGCATTATCGGCGTTAACGTAGGCGCCAACAAGGACAGTAAGGACCGCATTCAGGACTATGTGAAGGGCATTGCCGCCTTCGCTGATCTGGCATCCTTTTTCACAATCAACATTTCTTCGCCCAACACGCCGGGATTGCGCGAACTTCAGGCGCGGGATGCCCTGGATACCTTGCTGGCCCGTGTGCTGGAAGAACGCAACACCCAGACCAAATGGGTCGGCCGTTCGGTACCGGTTTTGCTCAAGATCGCGCCGGATGTGGATGAATTCGGTCTTGATGATATCTGTGCGGTGGCGGTGGCCCGTGGCGTTGATGGCATGGTGGTCTCCAACACCACCCTTGATCGCCCCAATCATCTCGCCTGTCAGAAGCAGCTGGCCCAAGCTGGTGGGCTGTCCGGCAAGCCTCTGTTTGACAAATCGACCATCGCATTGGCCAAAACCCGCAAGCGCGTCGGGCCGACCATGCCTCTGGTGGGCGTTGGCGGCATTACCGACGCCATTTCGGCCATTGAGAAGATCCGGGCAGGTGCCAATCTCGTGCAATTTTATACCTCCATGGTCTATGGCGGTGTTTCCATGGTCAGCCTGATGGTGATGGAAATGTCGGCCATTCTTGCAGAGCGTGGTGTTTCACATCTGGATCAAATCCGTGGCGAAAGCTGTGATGACTGGGCCAAGCATCCGCTGGCCTGA
- the arsC gene encoding arsenate reductase (glutaredoxin) (This arsenate reductase requires both glutathione and glutaredoxin to convert arsenate to arsenite, after which the efflux transporter formed by ArsA and ArsB can extrude the arsenite from the cell, providing resistance.), protein MCTTIWHNPRCSKSRETLALIEEKGEQPTIRKYLDDAPSVDEIRDILGLLGIEPRALMRTKEGLYKELGLADVADDDALIQAMADNPKLIERPIVIKNGKARLGRPPESVLEIL, encoded by the coding sequence ATGTGCACAACCATCTGGCACAATCCACGCTGCTCTAAATCGCGTGAGACTCTGGCGCTTATCGAAGAAAAGGGCGAACAGCCAACCATTCGTAAATATCTTGACGACGCGCCAAGCGTCGATGAAATTCGCGATATTCTGGGGCTTTTGGGCATTGAACCACGCGCGCTGATGCGCACCAAGGAAGGGCTTTACAAGGAGCTGGGCCTTGCCGATGTGGCCGATGACGACGCCTTGATCCAGGCGATGGCAGACAATCCCAAGCTGATCGAACGCCCTATCGTTATCAAGAATGGCAAGGCGCGTCTGGGCCGTCCGCCAGAATCCGTGCTTGAAATTCTTTAA
- a CDS encoding MATE family efflux transporter produces the protein MDLAPEDNKRAFSVTHKLVLGIAVPMTLGLITVPLAGIVDMAVIGQLGSASLMGGIAIGSSLFDIVASSFNFLRMGTTGLTAQALGAGDMVSQRAVAYRALIIALLLGLLTIIIGPLVTPLALTAMGGSDAVNEAAQTYLLIRLYAMPFSFGNFAIFGWLFGLGKSRKGMALLILQNSINVILTVWFVLGLDLGVAGAAFGSVAAEALATLVGLGMMAYHLRADWRVPLPRLFHKEAFARFLAVNSDIFIRSMVMLFTFTLFTALSARQTDAILAANELLMKFFMFGGFFLDGIATAAEQLGGRAIGARYRPAFERTVKLTLMWGLGLGIGLSLIMLLLGSTIIDALTTAPAARELARVYLFWAALTPFVATFAFQLDGIYVGATWSSTMRNVSILATSVFFIVQFVAMPLLGNHGLWLGLMCFLAARGISLGLMLPRRMARAFA, from the coding sequence ATGGACCTTGCGCCCGAAGACAATAAGCGTGCTTTTTCCGTCACCCATAAACTGGTGCTTGGGATTGCCGTGCCCATGACTCTTGGTCTCATCACGGTGCCACTGGCGGGCATTGTCGATATGGCTGTCATCGGCCAGTTGGGAAGCGCCTCCCTGATGGGCGGCATCGCCATCGGTTCATCTCTATTTGATATCGTTGCCTCCTCGTTCAATTTCTTGCGCATGGGAACCACGGGCCTCACGGCACAGGCACTCGGAGCCGGTGACATGGTTTCCCAGCGGGCGGTCGCCTATCGCGCCCTGATTATTGCGCTGCTGCTTGGACTGCTGACGATCATCATTGGCCCTTTGGTCACCCCTTTGGCGCTGACTGCGATGGGGGGATCCGACGCGGTGAATGAAGCGGCGCAAACCTATCTGCTCATCCGTCTTTATGCGATGCCCTTCAGCTTTGGCAACTTTGCCATTTTCGGCTGGCTTTTCGGCCTCGGCAAGTCACGCAAGGGGATGGCCTTGCTGATCCTTCAAAACAGCATCAATGTCATTTTGACGGTCTGGTTCGTGCTCGGGCTTGATCTGGGTGTTGCCGGGGCGGCCTTTGGTTCGGTCGCAGCAGAGGCTTTGGCAACACTCGTCGGGCTGGGCATGATGGCTTACCATCTACGGGCGGATTGGCGGGTGCCACTGCCAAGGCTATTCCATAAGGAGGCCTTTGCCCGTTTCCTTGCGGTGAATAGCGACATCTTCATCCGCTCCATGGTGATGCTGTTCACGTTCACTCTGTTCACAGCGCTGAGCGCACGCCAAACCGACGCAATTCTGGCCGCCAACGAACTGCTGATGAAATTCTTCATGTTCGGCGGCTTCTTTCTGGATGGCATCGCCACAGCAGCCGAGCAGTTGGGTGGGCGAGCCATCGGCGCTCGTTATCGTCCAGCCTTCGAGCGAACCGTCAAGCTGACCCTTATGTGGGGGCTTGGCCTAGGCATAGGTCTCAGCCTGATCATGCTGCTGCTCGGTTCGACCATTATTGATGCTCTGACCACGGCGCCTGCCGCGCGCGAGTTGGCAAGGGTCTATCTTTTCTGGGCTGCTCTTACGCCTTTTGTTGCCACTTTCGCCTTCCAGCTTGATGGCATCTATGTGGGCGCAACATGGTCTTCGACCATGCGCAATGTGTCCATTCTTGCCACCAGTGTTTTCTTCATCGTGCAATTTGTGGCAATGCCTCTTCTGGGCAATCACGGGCTATGGCTGGGGCTTATGTGTTTCCTGGCGGCACGTGGTATCAGCCTTGGTCTGATGCTCCCTCGGCGCATGGCACGCGCATTCGCCTAA
- a CDS encoding DUF6460 domain-containing protein, translated as MTDSKLSRFFGGSPGPVILRLIGLSVVVGIVLSALNLHPRQVLTYFTSLVQHIYYMGFDAVHWAVEYFLLGALIVIPIWLIMRLLKVGRRDD; from the coding sequence GTGACCGATTCGAAACTTTCGCGCTTTTTTGGCGGCTCGCCCGGCCCTGTCATCCTGCGGTTGATTGGCCTTTCTGTCGTTGTGGGCATCGTGCTTAGCGCACTCAACCTACACCCGCGACAGGTTCTCACGTATTTTACCAGTCTTGTACAGCATATTTATTATATGGGCTTTGATGCAGTGCATTGGGCGGTGGAATATTTCCTGCTCGGTGCGCTGATCGTCATCCCAATCTGGTTGATCATGCGCCTACTCAAGGTCGGCCGCCGGGACGACTGA
- a CDS encoding GGDEF domain-containing protein, with protein MMSEEYLDSFCRYLGRIKTTRHMLLVAGLFAAVCSLLSLFSTHFILMYVGSTIEPLVKFLSYILPFSLVFGSSFLLIRGFAAVHTKNEYLWEIAERDDLTRLLNRAGFLRRGRNLTMKADRDVSSLSMIMFDVDHFKTINDTRGHSAGDMALRHLSDLLSQICRDGDVVARWGGEEFAIILPNANAQGAAVWGERLREKIAKTPFIWKDKALCLTISAGVTEWTHEGDSLEAMIERADKGLYLAKAAGRNRVHLLRSHLETVPAFEQDVVFSENHSTSGHVA; from the coding sequence ATGATGAGTGAAGAATATCTGGATAGCTTTTGTCGCTATCTTGGAAGAATCAAGACCACACGCCACATGCTGCTTGTCGCCGGATTGTTCGCTGCTGTTTGCAGTCTGCTATCCCTATTCAGCACGCACTTCATTTTGATGTATGTTGGTTCTACCATTGAACCACTGGTCAAGTTTCTATCTTATATTCTGCCATTCTCTCTGGTGTTTGGGTCCAGTTTTCTGCTTATTCGCGGTTTTGCCGCCGTACACACCAAAAATGAATATCTCTGGGAAATTGCCGAGCGGGATGATTTGACGCGTCTGCTCAATCGCGCCGGTTTCCTGCGCAGGGGACGCAATCTTACCATGAAAGCCGACCGCGACGTGTCTTCCTTGTCCATGATCATGTTCGACGTCGATCATTTTAAGACAATCAACGACACGCGCGGGCATTCCGCTGGCGACATGGCTCTGAGGCATCTTTCAGACCTTTTAAGTCAAATCTGTCGTGATGGAGATGTCGTTGCACGCTGGGGCGGGGAAGAGTTTGCGATCATTTTACCAAATGCGAATGCTCAAGGGGCGGCTGTCTGGGGCGAGCGTCTGCGTGAAAAGATTGCCAAGACGCCATTCATCTGGAAAGACAAGGCCTTATGCCTGACCATCAGCGCCGGCGTCACAGAATGGACCCATGAGGGCGATAGTCTCGAAGCGATGATCGAGCGTGCAGACAAAGGGCTCTATCTGGCCAAGGCTGCCGGGCGCAATCGGGTCCACCTTTTGCGGTCTCACCTGGAAACAGTGCCTGCTTTCGAGCAGGATGTCGTGTTCAGCGAAAACCATAGCACTTCGGGACATGTCGCTTAA
- a CDS encoding ligase-associated DNA damage response DEXH box helicase, translating to MTEMPPNEQASNQPDDDCSPNTAGQLVTRFALSCDDKDSSLLPAVFDDWLKSKGWQLRPHQRAMLMAQAEGQPTLLIAPTGAGKTLSGFLPSLIELERDRREGGDERWHEQLHTLYISPLKALAVDIARNLETPIAEMRLDITVETRTGDTPAHKRQRQKQRPPNFLLTTPEQLALLLASREAETLFASLKTIVLDELHALVTSKRGELLSLGLSRLRSLAPDARPVGLSATVADPLELGHWLVPHAEGKPQREPQIIQLKGGTSPDIEVLESEEPIPWAGHSARYSLPDLYALIKAHKTTLLFVNTRSQAEFLFQSLWTINEDTLPIALHHGSLDVSQRRKVEAAMAAGSLRAVVCTSTLDLGIDWGDVDLVINIGAPKGASRLAQRIGRANHRLDEPSKAILVPSNCFELLECRAALDANYIGDQDTPPVRKGGLDVLAQHILGRACAGPFDPLDLYREVTAAYPYRALPWELFEQAIDFVATGGYAMRAYEQFAKLKPMKDKETGQILWRLSHPKRAQQYRLNIGTIVEEAMIKVRLTSWKGGSGEQKRLGRFGRVLGEVEEGFIEGLAPGDSFLFAGQVLRFERLDENSALVTRTQHREPKVPAYNGGKFPLSTYLASRVRAMLADPESWSRLPEQVQHWLALQKQHSIIPSADQMLIETFPRSGKFYLTLYAFEGRLALQTLGMLLTRRLERAGARPLGFVASDYALMIWGLRDLAKLEEELGWSFAQLFDEDMLGDDLESWLAESAMLKRTFRNCAVISGMIERRHPGMEKSGRQITMSSDLIYNVLKDHEPDHLLLKATWDDAASGLLDIARLGAMLQRIKGRIVHAPLDSPSPLAIPVLLEIGREPIYGEAEDEMLLEAAEEMGL from the coding sequence ATGACCGAGATGCCACCCAACGAACAAGCTTCCAATCAACCGGACGATGACTGTTCGCCCAATACGGCAGGACAGCTAGTCACGCGCTTTGCCTTGTCTTGCGACGATAAAGACAGCTCGCTTCTTCCTGCCGTCTTTGATGATTGGCTCAAGAGCAAGGGCTGGCAGTTGCGTCCGCATCAAAGAGCGATGTTGATGGCGCAGGCTGAGGGGCAGCCGACCCTGCTCATCGCGCCCACAGGCGCTGGCAAGACGCTGTCCGGCTTTCTGCCCTCGTTGATCGAGCTGGAAAGGGATCGGCGCGAAGGGGGAGATGAGCGCTGGCACGAACAGCTACACACCCTCTATATCTCTCCCCTCAAGGCTCTGGCGGTGGACATTGCGCGCAATCTGGAAACGCCCATTGCCGAGATGAGGCTCGATATAACGGTCGAAACCCGCACCGGCGACACGCCCGCTCACAAACGTCAGAGACAAAAACAGCGTCCGCCAAATTTTCTGCTGACAACGCCAGAGCAATTGGCGCTGCTGCTGGCCTCACGGGAGGCCGAAACCCTGTTTGCCTCCCTCAAGACCATCGTGCTGGACGAGCTGCATGCTCTGGTTACCTCCAAAAGGGGGGAACTGCTGAGCCTTGGTTTGTCCCGTCTGCGCAGCCTTGCGCCGGATGCGCGACCGGTGGGCCTCTCGGCAACGGTGGCCGATCCGTTGGAGCTCGGGCATTGGTTGGTGCCCCATGCTGAGGGGAAACCACAGCGCGAACCACAGATCATCCAGTTGAAAGGCGGCACAAGCCCGGATATCGAGGTTCTGGAATCTGAAGAACCGATCCCGTGGGCAGGCCATAGTGCCCGCTATTCGCTGCCCGATCTCTATGCCCTGATCAAGGCTCACAAGACCACATTGCTGTTTGTGAATACCCGCTCACAGGCCGAATTCCTGTTCCAGTCCCTCTGGACCATCAATGAGGATACCCTGCCCATTGCCCTTCATCATGGTTCGCTGGATGTGAGCCAGCGCCGCAAGGTGGAAGCAGCCATGGCGGCGGGCAGCCTGAGGGCTGTGGTTTGTACCTCGACCCTTGATCTGGGTATCGACTGGGGCGATGTGGATCTGGTGATCAATATCGGCGCGCCGAAAGGAGCAAGCCGTCTTGCCCAGCGTATCGGGCGGGCCAACCACCGCCTTGATGAGCCTTCCAAGGCCATTCTCGTGCCTTCCAACTGCTTCGAGCTTCTGGAATGCCGTGCAGCACTTGACGCCAACTATATTGGCGATCAGGACACGCCACCGGTGCGCAAGGGCGGGCTTGATGTGCTTGCCCAGCATATTCTGGGCCGCGCCTGCGCTGGTCCTTTTGATCCGCTCGATCTCTATCGTGAGGTGACCGCCGCCTATCCCTATCGGGCCCTGCCGTGGGAGCTGTTCGAGCAAGCCATCGATTTCGTCGCAACGGGTGGCTATGCCATGCGGGCCTATGAGCAATTTGCCAAGCTCAAACCCATGAAGGACAAGGAGACAGGTCAAATCCTCTGGCGCCTGTCCCATCCGAAGCGGGCGCAGCAATATCGGCTCAATATCGGCACCATCGTCGAGGAAGCGATGATCAAGGTGCGTCTTACCTCATGGAAAGGCGGCAGCGGCGAGCAGAAGCGGCTGGGGCGCTTTGGGCGCGTGTTGGGGGAAGTGGAAGAGGGCTTCATTGAGGGGCTTGCGCCGGGGGACAGTTTTCTCTTTGCCGGTCAGGTCTTGCGCTTTGAGCGGTTGGACGAGAATTCTGCACTGGTAACAAGAACCCAGCATCGCGAGCCAAAGGTGCCAGCCTATAATGGCGGCAAGTTTCCACTCTCGACCTATCTGGCCTCGCGCGTCAGGGCCATGTTGGCCGATCCTGAGAGCTGGTCAAGATTGCCCGAGCAGGTCCAGCATTGGCTGGCGCTGCAAAAGCAGCACTCGATCATTCCCTCTGCCGATCAGATGTTGATCGAGACCTTCCCGCGATCGGGCAAATTCTATCTTACGCTCTATGCCTTCGAGGGACGGCTGGCGCTGCAGACGCTGGGTATGTTGCTGACGCGCCGTCTGGAAAGGGCAGGGGCACGCCCCCTTGGCTTTGTGGCCTCTGATTATGCCCTGATGATCTGGGGCCTGAGGGATCTGGCCAAGTTGGAAGAGGAGCTTGGCTGGAGCTTTGCGCAGCTCTTTGACGAAGACATGCTCGGGGATGATCTGGAAAGCTGGCTGGCCGAATCCGCCATGCTCAAGCGCACCTTCCGCAATTGCGCCGTCATTTCCGGCATGATCGAGCGGCGGCATCCGGGAATGGAAAAGTCTGGTCGCCAGATCACCATGTCGTCCGATCTCATCTATAATGTGCTCAAGGATCACGAACCCGATCACCTGTTGCTGAAGGCCACATGGGATGATGCAGCCAGTGGTCTGTTGGATATTGCCCGCCTTGGGGCTATGCTCCAGCGCATCAAGGGCCGAATCGTCCACGCCCCTCTGGACAGCCCGTCCCCGCTTGCCATTCCGGTGTTGCTGGAAATCGGCAGAGAGCCGATCTATGGTGAGGCGGAGGACGAAATGCTGCTCGAAGCGGCCGAGGAAATGGGGCTGTGA
- the pdeM gene encoding ligase-associated DNA damage response endonuclease PdeM: MGWQKRLQQCSLSSSLPEGFEELQPDGETSTPSAPEPASPIDYAFSHAGEAFVASLSGALYWPEQKTLLVADLHLEKGSAFARLGQFLPPYDSQRTLALLALDIAHFKPETVICLGDSFHDVDGPKRMSASVAERLQALTAAQKWIWLTGNHDPLISAELGGEIYDIRHMNGAECSVILCHEPGESAGLEMSGQQDTPCLEICGHLHPVARIPARGRTLRRKCFVLAKDRIIMPAYGSFTGGLELCDEAFDPYLLEDTKVLVMGRQRLAMHNASISVPRSRSGRRR; this comes from the coding sequence ATGGGGTGGCAAAAACGTCTGCAGCAATGCTCCCTTTCATCAAGCTTGCCCGAGGGCTTTGAAGAGCTGCAGCCTGATGGTGAAACCTCGACGCCATCCGCTCCTGAGCCCGCCAGCCCAATCGACTATGCCTTCTCCCATGCCGGTGAAGCCTTTGTTGCCAGCCTTTCCGGCGCGCTTTACTGGCCTGAGCAGAAAACCCTGCTCGTCGCCGATCTGCATCTGGAAAAGGGATCGGCCTTTGCCCGTCTCGGACAGTTCCTGCCCCCCTATGACAGCCAGCGAACGCTGGCCCTGTTGGCGCTCGATATCGCCCATTTCAAGCCTGAGACCGTCATCTGCCTTGGGGACTCTTTCCATGATGTCGATGGCCCCAAACGCATGTCAGCCAGCGTTGCCGAGCGGTTGCAGGCATTGACCGCTGCGCAAAAATGGATTTGGCTGACCGGCAACCATGACCCGCTTATTTCCGCCGAGCTGGGTGGAGAGATTTACGATATCAGGCACATGAATGGCGCTGAATGTTCCGTCATCCTTTGCCATGAACCCGGAGAGAGTGCCGGTCTTGAGATGTCAGGGCAACAGGACACGCCCTGTCTTGAGATTTGCGGACATCTGCATCCGGTGGCCAGAATTCCGGCGCGTGGTCGTACCCTGCGCCGCAAATGCTTCGTGCTGGCCAAGGATCGCATCATCATGCCCGCCTATGGCAGCTTTACAGGCGGACTGGAGCTATGTGATGAGGCATTTGACCCCTATCTCTTAGAGGATACAAAAGTGCTGGTCATGGGGCGCCAAAGGCTTGCGATGCATAATGCGAGCATCTCTGTGCCGAGATCCCGTTCAGGGCGCAGACGGTAG
- a CDS encoding TIGR02186 family protein: MILSRLSRAIFNARFLLWLGVCMGFSITAAHSERIVADLSERVIKISSNFTGSDIVIFGTIERDRATVSRGEPYDLVIIVRGWDQTLVSRRKARTFGIWINQDRRLYGNAPNFYAMSTTRKLEDIAHPSLLAKLQIGTQYLLLPPTFSPQDRFATYDPFRVAALRQMRQKGLYTDAPSSITFLSNALFRSTIPIPSNVEVGEYEVTVHLLRGGALLHSATQKLHVAKTGFEQQAFTMAREHEFFYGLACVLIALFTGWLTGVVFRKN; encoded by the coding sequence ATGATCCTGTCGCGCCTCTCAAGAGCGATCTTCAACGCCAGATTCCTGCTCTGGCTTGGTGTGTGCATGGGGTTTTCCATCACAGCGGCTCATAGCGAACGCATCGTGGCAGACCTTTCCGAGAGGGTCATCAAGATCTCTTCCAATTTCACCGGATCTGACATCGTTATTTTCGGCACGATCGAGCGCGACCGAGCAACGGTTTCGCGCGGAGAGCCCTATGATCTGGTGATTATCGTGCGAGGCTGGGATCAGACACTGGTTTCACGCCGCAAGGCGCGCACCTTCGGCATCTGGATCAATCAGGATCGCAGGCTTTATGGCAATGCACCCAATTTCTATGCCATGTCGACGACGCGCAAGCTGGAGGACATCGCTCATCCGTCGCTCTTGGCGAAATTGCAAATTGGAACACAGTATCTCCTATTACCACCCACTTTCAGCCCGCAAGACCGCTTTGCGACCTATGATCCTTTCCGCGTGGCAGCCTTGAGACAAATGCGGCAAAAGGGTCTTTATACCGATGCCCCATCCTCGATAACCTTTCTGAGCAATGCCCTGTTCCGCAGCACGATTCCCATTCCATCCAATGTAGAAGTGGGCGAGTATGAGGTAACGGTCCATCTCTTGCGCGGAGGCGCCCTGTTGCATTCAGCAACCCAGAAACTGCATGTTGCCAAGACTGGCTTTGAACAACAGGCCTTCACGATGGCACGGGAGCATGAGTTTTTCTACGGGTTGGCCTGTGTTCTGATTGCTCTTTTCACCGGCTGGTTGACGGGCGTTGTCTTCCGCAAGAATTGA
- a CDS encoding sulfite exporter TauE/SafE family protein, with product MELYLPIAEMPVNIFVILGMGGTVGFLSGIFGVGGGFLLTPLLIFYGISPAVAVASVTAQITASSTTGALAYLRTGNLDLKLGTVLFSAGITGSTIGVFVFKQLRALGQLDLIISVSYVTFLGAVGTLMVMESVRAIVKARKGIVTARKPGQHNWIHGLPLKMRFKKSKIYVSILPVIAIGGSIGFLGTVLGIGGGFMLVPALIYLLRVPTAVVIGTSLYQILVTMGVATILHATTNHSVDIVLALILMVGGTIGAQFGAQIGQKMKGEQLRALLGILVLMVGMRFAVDLVLEPSDYYSTEVMEANR from the coding sequence GTGGAGCTCTACCTGCCTATCGCTGAAATGCCTGTCAACATCTTTGTCATCCTTGGCATGGGAGGCACGGTCGGGTTTCTCTCGGGCATTTTCGGGGTTGGCGGCGGTTTTTTGCTCACGCCTCTATTGATCTTCTATGGAATTTCCCCCGCGGTTGCCGTTGCTTCGGTAACGGCCCAGATCACGGCCTCTTCCACAACCGGCGCCCTGGCCTATCTTAGAACCGGCAATCTCGACCTCAAACTGGGAACGGTGCTCTTTTCCGCCGGCATAACGGGATCGACAATCGGGGTCTTTGTGTTCAAGCAGCTGCGCGCGCTTGGGCAGTTGGACCTGATCATCTCCGTTTCCTACGTGACCTTTCTTGGTGCCGTGGGCACACTCATGGTCATGGAAAGTGTCCGTGCCATCGTCAAGGCCCGCAAAGGCATCGTCACAGCGCGCAAACCGGGGCAGCATAACTGGATTCACGGGCTGCCTCTCAAGATGCGCTTCAAGAAATCCAAGATCTATGTGAGCATCCTGCCGGTGATTGCCATTGGCGGCAGCATCGGCTTTCTGGGAACTGTTCTGGGTATCGGCGGCGGCTTCATGCTGGTGCCGGCCCTGATCTATCTGCTGCGCGTGCCCACCGCTGTCGTGATCGGAACATCGCTTTATCAGATCCTGGTGACCATGGGTGTTGCCACCATTCTGCATGCGACAACGAACCATTCCGTCGATATCGTGCTGGCGCTCATTCTGATGGTTGGCGGCACCATTGGCGCGCAGTTCGGCGCACAAATCGGACAGAAGATGAAGGGCGAACAATTGCGCGCCCTCTTGGGCATTCTTGTGCTCATGGTTGGCATGCGCTTTGCCGTAGATCTCGTTCTTGAACCGTCCGACTATTACAGCACCGAGGTAATGGAGGCGAACAGATGA